A single region of the Salmo salar chromosome ssa16, Ssal_v3.1, whole genome shotgun sequence genome encodes:
- the ccdc14 gene encoding coiled-coil domain-containing protein 14 isoform X2 — translation MRNNIQSSAGTSEPASDARFNCRLTTSTPTLSPQRLPPNNTLPPGPSVPLAQPGGSIIGVASVHLGGSTSTAPLASPGAVATSLPTAPLTGPVPSLLAAQPGGFVSGVGGPAAQRSSRSCSLHLGAPSVERLALSAPLSSDSSVSGESGHPISSSCSPSRQGPPVLFSEIHSQPLPQPHPLANTQPQSAPDAPSQGRGGQLVSTQDGGALAREACGHMEGNAGEEEEECPVRDTSAQTSFDIQTHTQLAYTHHTHSYTRMPLVLGSKGCSPEGTARQVMTVQYLLGELKALLAGQDGVAERLVCELEQTVSLLPVMVGSSNIQAEIALVLQPLRSENALLRRRLRIVNQQLQERERAEREARDVHCDTDVSALQSELNDAHKSLQELQRANTELRQALVDTQSQLQQSEAECSRISKDVQSALDEVQGCNSRLEECQKENAALALNTQKRETEIHTLQEHLRALQVPVAESPAVTDIPTSRLPLTKQALDQYQDQQGPSDHPVSQYLWSLEQKGCGSVSLPCKGPECNYTHQQDFSVCTPGGQSVCAFADQDVSVCVALERKATPPLAFAPLRETVRSALPVEGSPLPVMSQRGGGPQGLQRLTVALESFPQLKSIFSNLHQSNGLCSNGAGHSDLSQSHRRRLDMDMASPGKGRNTSLDSTGLSLCEVRSLASDWSAGSSSTFDTRDEQEFRNGLAALDASIASLQRTIKQDLKR, via the exons ATGAGGAACAATATTCAGAGTTCGGCCGGAACGTCAGAGCCGGCGTCAGATGCTCGGTTTAACTGTCGCCTGaccacctccacccccaccctgaGCCCCCAAAGACTCCCCCCTAACAACACACTCCCCCCAGGCCCCTCAGTCCCTCTTGCCCAGCCTGGAGGCTCCATCATTGGGGTAGCATCAGTCCACCTGGGGGGCTCTACCTCCACAGCTCCGTTAGCTTCTCCTGGAGCTGTAGCTACCTCTCTACCCACAGCCCCTCTCACAGGCCCAGTGCCCTCTCTCCTCGCAGCCCAGCCAGGAGGCTTCGTCTCTGGGGTTGGAGGTCCGGCTGCCCAGAGGAGCTCCAGGTCCTGTAGCCTGCACCTCGGTGCTCCCTCTGTGGAGAGGCTAGCCCTGTCTGCCCCCCTGTCCTCTGACAGCTCTGTGTCTGGAGAAAGTGGACATCCAATCTCTtcttcctgctctccctctcgtcAGGGACCACCAGTACTCTTCTCTGAAATTCATTCTCAGCCTCTACCCCAACCTCACCCCCTTGCCAACACTCAACCCCAGTCTGCCCCAGATGCTCCATCCCAGGGCAGGGGGGGGCAGCTGGTTTCTACCCAGGATGGAGGGGCCTTAGCCAGGGAGGCTTGCGGCCACATGGAGGGTAAcgctggagaggaggaagaggagtgtcCAGTGAGAGACACCAGCGCCCAGACAAGCTttgacatacaaacacacacccagctggcatacacacaccacacacactcctacacacGCATGCCGCTGGTGCTGGGCTCTAAGGGCTGTAGTCCAGAGGGAACCGCTCGTCAGGTGATGACTGTTCAGTACCTCCTTGGAGAGTTGAAGGCTCTGCTCGCTGGCCAAg ACGGTGTAGCAGAGCGTCTGGTGTGTGAGCTGGAGCAGACAGTGTCTCTACTTCCTGTCATGGTGGGCAGCTCTAACATCCAGGCTGAGATTGCTCTGGTCCTGCAACCTCTACGCAGTGAGAACGCACTGCTACGCAG GCGTCTGAGGATAGTGAACCAACAgttgcaggagagagagcgagcagagagggAGGCCAGAGATGTCCACTGTGACACAGACG TGTCGGCTCTGCAGTCGGAGCTCAACGATGCTCACAAAAGCCTGCAAGAGCTGCAGCGCGCCAACACTGAGCTACGGCAAGCCCTGGTGGACACACAGAGCCAGCTGCAGCAGAGTGAGGCGGAGTGCAGTCGCATCAGTAAAG acgtgcAGTCTGCTCTGGATGAGGTGCAGGGCTGTAACAGCAGGCTGGAGGAGTGTCAGAAGGAGAACGCTGCACTGGCCCTCAACACccagaagagggagacagagatccacacactacaggagcacctcag agctctacaggtcCCTGTCGCTGAGTCTCCTGCTGTGACTGACATCCCTACGTCCCGCCTCCCTCTCACTAAACAAGCTCTGGACCAATACCAGGACCAGCAGGGTCCGTCAGACCACCCAGTCAGCCAATACCTGTGGTCGTTGGAGCAGAAGGGGTGTGGTTCTGTCTCCCTGCCCTGTAAAGGCCCTGAGTGCAACTACACACATCAGCAGGACTTCAGTGTGTGTACACCAGGTggtcagagtgtgtgtgcgtttgcagATCAggacgtgagtgtgtgtgtggctctggaAAGAAAAGCCACCCCACCTTTGGCCTTCGCCCCACTGAGAGAGACTGTGAGGTCAGCACTTCCTGTTGAGGGGTCACCGCttcctgtgatgtcacagagaggaggaggaccacaGGGTCTTCAGAGGCTTACTGTTGCCCTCGAGAGTTTCCCTCAATTAAAAAGTATATTTTCTAATCTCCACCAATCAAACGGACTCTGCTCTAATGGTGCTGGACACTCTGACCTGTCCCAGAGTCACCGGCGCCGTCTGGACATGGATATGGCATCACCGGGCAAGGGGCGGAACACTTCGCTTGACTCCACCGGCCTCTCCTTATGTGAGGTCAGATCCTTGGCTTCTGATTGGAGCGCAGGGTCAAGCTCGACCTTTGACACGCGTGACGAACAGGAGTTCCGGAACGGGCTGGCCGCTCTGGACGCCAGCATTGCCAGCTTGCAGAGAACTATAAAGCAGGACCTCaagagatga
- the ccdc14 gene encoding coiled-coil domain-containing protein 14 isoform X1, translating to MPKQGLARHKVISSGRLTGGGRGQGSKKRGAGRPLVTSTEPAYSLYSTDSEDQVTTIHKGLDQCAALLNVILQAETAEAKPISVRGAGKTRATKSRPLCTLGKERVDTERRKQTKRPVTQTAKKPAPVQKTILSSLSYPGMRNNIQSSAGTSEPASDARFNCRLTTSTPTLSPQRLPPNNTLPPGPSVPLAQPGGSIIGVASVHLGGSTSTAPLASPGAVATSLPTAPLTGPVPSLLAAQPGGFVSGVGGPAAQRSSRSCSLHLGAPSVERLALSAPLSSDSSVSGESGHPISSSCSPSRQGPPVLFSEIHSQPLPQPHPLANTQPQSAPDAPSQGRGGQLVSTQDGGALAREACGHMEGNAGEEEEECPVRDTSAQTSFDIQTHTQLAYTHHTHSYTRMPLVLGSKGCSPEGTARQVMTVQYLLGELKALLAGQDGVAERLVCELEQTVSLLPVMVGSSNIQAEIALVLQPLRSENALLRRRLRIVNQQLQERERAEREARDVHCDTDVSALQSELNDAHKSLQELQRANTELRQALVDTQSQLQQSEAECSRISKDVQSALDEVQGCNSRLEECQKENAALALNTQKRETEIHTLQEHLRALQVPVAESPAVTDIPTSRLPLTKQALDQYQDQQGPSDHPVSQYLWSLEQKGCGSVSLPCKGPECNYTHQQDFSVCTPGGQSVCAFADQDVSVCVALERKATPPLAFAPLRETVRSALPVEGSPLPVMSQRGGGPQGLQRLTVALESFPQLKSIFSNLHQSNGLCSNGAGHSDLSQSHRRRLDMDMASPGKGRNTSLDSTGLSLCEVRSLASDWSAGSSSTFDTRDEQEFRNGLAALDASIASLQRTIKQDLKR from the exons ATGCCAAAGCAAGGGCTTGCTAGACACAAG GTGATATCCTCTGGAAGACTGACTGGAGGTGGCAGGGGCCAGGGCTCAAAGAAGAG GGGAGCAGGGCGTCCACTTGTAACTTCTACTGAGCCGGCTTATTCCCTCTACTCCACAGACTCAGAGGACCAG GTGACAACCATTCACAAGGGTCTGGATCAGTGTGCTGCGCTGCTCAATGTCATTCTCCAGGCAGAGACGGCAG AGGCCAAGCCTATCTCCGTCAGGGGAGCAGGGAAGACTCGAGCCACCAAATCCCGACCGCTGTGCACTCTGGGAAAGGAGAGGGTagacacagagaggaggaagcagacaaagAGGCCTGTCACTCAGACTGCTAAAAAACCAG CTCCCGTGCAGAAGACGATCCTGTCATCCCTGTCGTATCCTGGGATGAGGAACAATATTCAGAGTTCGGCCGGAACGTCAGAGCCGGCGTCAGATGCTCGGTTTAACTGTCGCCTGaccacctccacccccaccctgaGCCCCCAAAGACTCCCCCCTAACAACACACTCCCCCCAGGCCCCTCAGTCCCTCTTGCCCAGCCTGGAGGCTCCATCATTGGGGTAGCATCAGTCCACCTGGGGGGCTCTACCTCCACAGCTCCGTTAGCTTCTCCTGGAGCTGTAGCTACCTCTCTACCCACAGCCCCTCTCACAGGCCCAGTGCCCTCTCTCCTCGCAGCCCAGCCAGGAGGCTTCGTCTCTGGGGTTGGAGGTCCGGCTGCCCAGAGGAGCTCCAGGTCCTGTAGCCTGCACCTCGGTGCTCCCTCTGTGGAGAGGCTAGCCCTGTCTGCCCCCCTGTCCTCTGACAGCTCTGTGTCTGGAGAAAGTGGACATCCAATCTCTtcttcctgctctccctctcgtcAGGGACCACCAGTACTCTTCTCTGAAATTCATTCTCAGCCTCTACCCCAACCTCACCCCCTTGCCAACACTCAACCCCAGTCTGCCCCAGATGCTCCATCCCAGGGCAGGGGGGGGCAGCTGGTTTCTACCCAGGATGGAGGGGCCTTAGCCAGGGAGGCTTGCGGCCACATGGAGGGTAAcgctggagaggaggaagaggagtgtcCAGTGAGAGACACCAGCGCCCAGACAAGCTttgacatacaaacacacacccagctggcatacacacaccacacacactcctacacacGCATGCCGCTGGTGCTGGGCTCTAAGGGCTGTAGTCCAGAGGGAACCGCTCGTCAGGTGATGACTGTTCAGTACCTCCTTGGAGAGTTGAAGGCTCTGCTCGCTGGCCAAg ACGGTGTAGCAGAGCGTCTGGTGTGTGAGCTGGAGCAGACAGTGTCTCTACTTCCTGTCATGGTGGGCAGCTCTAACATCCAGGCTGAGATTGCTCTGGTCCTGCAACCTCTACGCAGTGAGAACGCACTGCTACGCAG GCGTCTGAGGATAGTGAACCAACAgttgcaggagagagagcgagcagagagggAGGCCAGAGATGTCCACTGTGACACAGACG TGTCGGCTCTGCAGTCGGAGCTCAACGATGCTCACAAAAGCCTGCAAGAGCTGCAGCGCGCCAACACTGAGCTACGGCAAGCCCTGGTGGACACACAGAGCCAGCTGCAGCAGAGTGAGGCGGAGTGCAGTCGCATCAGTAAAG acgtgcAGTCTGCTCTGGATGAGGTGCAGGGCTGTAACAGCAGGCTGGAGGAGTGTCAGAAGGAGAACGCTGCACTGGCCCTCAACACccagaagagggagacagagatccacacactacaggagcacctcag agctctacaggtcCCTGTCGCTGAGTCTCCTGCTGTGACTGACATCCCTACGTCCCGCCTCCCTCTCACTAAACAAGCTCTGGACCAATACCAGGACCAGCAGGGTCCGTCAGACCACCCAGTCAGCCAATACCTGTGGTCGTTGGAGCAGAAGGGGTGTGGTTCTGTCTCCCTGCCCTGTAAAGGCCCTGAGTGCAACTACACACATCAGCAGGACTTCAGTGTGTGTACACCAGGTggtcagagtgtgtgtgcgtttgcagATCAggacgtgagtgtgtgtgtggctctggaAAGAAAAGCCACCCCACCTTTGGCCTTCGCCCCACTGAGAGAGACTGTGAGGTCAGCACTTCCTGTTGAGGGGTCACCGCttcctgtgatgtcacagagaggaggaggaccacaGGGTCTTCAGAGGCTTACTGTTGCCCTCGAGAGTTTCCCTCAATTAAAAAGTATATTTTCTAATCTCCACCAATCAAACGGACTCTGCTCTAATGGTGCTGGACACTCTGACCTGTCCCAGAGTCACCGGCGCCGTCTGGACATGGATATGGCATCACCGGGCAAGGGGCGGAACACTTCGCTTGACTCCACCGGCCTCTCCTTATGTGAGGTCAGATCCTTGGCTTCTGATTGGAGCGCAGGGTCAAGCTCGACCTTTGACACGCGTGACGAACAGGAGTTCCGGAACGGGCTGGCCGCTCTGGACGCCAGCATTGCCAGCTTGCAGAGAACTATAAAGCAGGACCTCaagagatga